In the genome of Marinomonas algicola, the window AGAAGATCCTCTGTGTTGCATGCCAGGAACCCATTGCAAATGGGTGCAGATTGAAGACGGAGGCATACAGCAGTTTTCTACCACACTGTCTGGAGAAATTTTCGCACGCTTAAACGACGACTCTAGTTTGGTGAAAGGTCTACCTTCTTCTGATGTATTTCATACAGATGCGTTTAATAAAGGGGTTGCAACCAGCTTAACCATGGGCGGGTTTTTACATCATTTATTTAGTACTCGTAGTCGCGTTGTATGTGGTGAGTTAACGGCGGAAGAAGGAAGGGACTATTTATCTGGAGTGGTTATTGGTACCGATGTTAAGGATATTTTATCTGCCTTACAGCCTAGTCAAAAAAGTGTTCTCTTAATTGGCAGTCATAATTTAAGTGAGCGTTATGCTCTTGCCTTAGCGGCTCATGGATTGCGCAGTGAGTTTTTAGATGCCAGCGACGCCAGTATACGAGGTTTGAAGTATATGGCGGCGAATCACCAACATTCTTTACCCTTAACAGGAGTGGCAAATTGATGACACATTCTTTTGACGCAATGATGCAAGAACTTCCAATGGTGGCCATTATGCGAGGCATTGAGCCAAGCGAAGTGCTAGATCATGGTCGAGTCCTGATTGAAGCGGGCTTTCGGATAATAGAGGTGCCATTAAATTCGCCGAATCCATTTGAAAGTATTCGCCTTTTGCAAGAGGCTTATGGAGAAAACACGCTGATCGGTGCGGGTACTGTTTTGACTATGGAGCAGTTGGCACAGTTAATCGCAACGGGAGCAGGTTTGATGGTGGCTCCTCATACGGATCCAGAGATCATTCGCGCCGCCAAGGCCGCAGGTTTATACACTATGCCAGGGTTCTTTACCGTGACGGAAGCCTTTGCGGCTATTCACGCTGGTGCTGATGCGTTAAAAATATTTCCAGCCGAAGCCTTACCTTCTTTAAAAGTGATTTCAGCCATGGGAGCCGTGGTGCCAAAAGAAGTTCGTTTATGCCCAGTGGGAGGCGTATCACCTGATAATGTGGGTGATTATCTTGATGCTGGTGCGCGAGGGTTTGGTTTAGGCTCCGCTCTGTATAAAAAAGGACAATCTGTCGAGCAAACTCGCCTAAATGCTTTGGCGTTTTCCGCGGCGTGGAAAGAGAGATCATAATGACGACAACCGTAACTCAAATCAGCCAGCAACGACATCATTTGGCCGAAGGTCCTTTTTGGAGTGAGGCGGAACAATCCCTGTATTGGGTAGATATCCCTGCTTGCCAAGTTTGGTGTTGGAATCAAACAACGGGGCAATACACCCATTGGACGCTTCCCCAAAAAGTATCGGCCGTGTTTACGACACAAAGTAATCGGTTGTTGGTTACTCTCGCCGACGGTGTGGCGTATTTAGATAAAGAGACAGGCGTCTTAGCGTACTTGTGTAAACTGGACGAGGATATCCCTGGTAACCGCAGTAATGATGCTAAGTGTGATGCTAACGGGCACTTATGGGTTGGCACTATGGATGATGCAGAAACCTCACTGACGGGGAGGCTTTGGAAAGTCTTGGCAACAGGTGAAAAGCAAAAAATGCTCGATGGTATTGGTATTGCAAATACTCTGGCTTGGGATGAAAGTCGAGATGTGTTTTATTTTGGTGATTCTATGAAAGGGGCAGTACATGCGTTTTCATCCGCTGAATTTACAGACATAAGAGACCAAGAGGCTTTTCTGAAAACGCCGGCAGGTATGGGTCCTGATGGATCGGCTATTGATGTTGAGGGGTGTCTTTGGAATGCGCAATGGGATGGCTTTCGCGTTGTACGTTATAGCCCACTAGGTGAGATATTGCAGGTTATAGAGCTGCCTTTTGCAAAACCGACCAGTTGTGCCTTTGGTGGTGCTAACGGAAACACTTTATTTATTACGTCTGCCAGTGTCGATACGAATGAGACAGAGTTGAGGGCATCGCCTTTAGCTGGGCATGTTGTGGCCATCGAGGTGGATGTTGCTGGCGCACCTGGACAGCCGTTTGCGGGAGCATAGAAAATGAAATTAGGTGTCTGTTATTACCCTGAGCACTGGCCCAAAGAAAGGTGGGTTCAAGATGCACAAGAGATGAAAAAAATTGGTATCGAATACGTTCGAATAGGAGAATTTAGCTGGAGCACGATAGAAGCCGAGCCCGAGGTATTTAATTGGCGTTGGTTGGATGAGTCGCTGGCGGTGCTGCATGAACATGGGTTAAAGGTGATCTTGGGAACGCCAACCGCCACTCCGCCTAAATGGTTGGTGGATAAGTACCCTTCCATGCTGGCGAAAGATGAACAGGGTCGTGTTAGAGGATTCGGTTCGCGCCGCCATTATACCTTTGCCAGTTTGGAATATCGGGAGGAATGTCGTCGAATTGTAACCATGATGGCTGAACGTTACGGTCAGCATCCCGCGATTGTTTCATGGCAAACGGATAATGAATTTGGGTGCCATGATACGATTCTAAGTTATGGAACTGAGGATTTGCGTGCTTTTCGTCTTTGGTTGGCGGAAAAATACCAAAGTATTGAGGCGCTAAATAAAGCATGGGGAAATGTTTTTTGGAGCATGGATTATCGCTCTTTTGATGAAGTTGAACTCCCCAACCTCACTGTAACGGAAGCCAATCCTTCTCATCGTTTGGATTTTCAACGATGCTGTTCTGATCAAGTGGTCGCGTACAATCGCTTACAAGTCGACATTTTAAGACAGTATGCAAACGGTCGTGATCTTGTGCATAACTATATGGGCTTTTTCACCGCTTTTGATCACCATAAAGTGGGTGAAGACTTAGATGTTGCCAGTTGGGATACTTATCCTTTAGGTTTTCTTGATCAAGAAGACATTTACACTGCAACAGAGAAACATGAATACCTTCGAACAGGCCATCCTGATTTTGGTGCTTTTCATCACGACTTATATCGAGGTTGTGGTAAAGGCCGCTTATGGATTATGGAGCAACAGCCAGGCCCGGTGAATTGGGCTCCCCATAACCCGTCCCCAGCGGATGGTGCTGTCCGTTTATGGACATGGGAGGCTTTCTCCCATGGGGCTGAAATGGTGTCTTATTTTCGCTGGCGACAAGCGCCATTTGCGCAAGAACAAATGCACGCTGGTTTGCTGAGGCCGAATGGAGAGCATGCTGAAGCGGCCATAGAAGCGGAACAGGTTGCGACGGAAGTTAAGCGTTTAGCGAGTGAGTTAGGGGTGGATGTAGACGCTTTAGTGTCTTTACCGAGCGCTGGCTCGGTGGCCTTAATGTTTGATTATGATGCTTGCTGGTCTTTGGATATACAGCCTCAATCCAAAGCATATCGTTATCTGTTCTGGTGCTATCGAATGTATGAAGCATTGAGAGAACTCGGCTTAAGTGTGGATATTATTTCTTCTAAGGCGGAGTTCGACCATTATCAGATGTTGGTCTTACCGGCACAATCTTATGTGTCCCCAGAGCTAACAAGTCGTCTTGAAAGCTATAAAGGGGTTTTATTAGTGGGCCCTAGATCTGGTAGTAAGACAGAAAGCTATCAGATACCTGAAAATTTACCTCCAGGTCCGTTGGCGAAACTGTTGCCGTTGACGGTTGAACGTGTTGATGCTTTGCCTGAACACATGCCGTTGCAAGTGAATGGTCTCTGGGGTGAAGGCATACTGAAGCACTGGCATGAGCAATTTAAAACAGAATGGCCTGTGCTGTTGCAAGATAGCGCGGGTGATCCTGTATTAGTTGGTAGTGGTCAACGTTATTACCTTGGTTCTTGCGTTGACAATAAGGTATTGAAGGCAAGCCTGACTCGGCTAGCTGAAAAAGCCAATCTAGCGCCTTACTTCCTTCCTAAAGGGGTACGTATTCGACAAAGGGGAGATCTTATTTTTGCCTTTAACTACAGTTCAATACCTCAAGTTTTCCGTCCAACGAAGGCTTTGCCTTTAATTGGAGGTGCGAAATTAGCGCCGTGTGGTGTGGCCGTTTGGAACAAAGAGCAAGAGAAGAACAAAAAACAGTCAAAAAATGGCATTAATTGCTTTTGATTTGTTGACGAAAACCATTTTCTGATTAATACTGAAACTAAGTTCCATTTTAACAAGAAGAAGAGAGGACTCCTAAAGCATGAAAAAAATTCAATCTTTGATCGTAGGTACCGTGTTAGCAACAATGATGGCATCAGCGCAAGCAGGCACATTAGTTATTAACTCTGACCAAGCGGATCCAGCACCCAAAAAAGCATTTGAAGAAATTGTGACTAAATTCAAAGCTGAGAACCCTGACGTAGAAGTGAAATATAACCTATACGATAAAGAAGGCTATAAAACCGCGATTCGTAACTGGTTAGCCACATCACCACCAGATCTTGTGTTTTGGTATGCGGGTAACCGTATGAAAACATTTGTGGAACGTGGGCTTCTAGAAGACGTTAGTGATCTCTGGGATGAGGAAAAATTACACGATGTAATGCCGACAGCAAAACCCGCGATGACGATTGACGATAAGCAATGGGGTGTTCCATATACCTATTATCAATGGGGTGTTTACTATCGCAAAGATATCTTTGAACAATACGGCCTTACTGAACCAAAAACGTGGGATGAGTTTTTAGCGGCGAGTGCGACATTGAAAGCCAATGATATCGCTCCAGTATCGATTGGTACAAAGTATCTTTGGACTGCGGCGGGTTGGTTTGATTATATCAATATG includes:
- a CDS encoding 2-dehydro-3-deoxygalactonokinase, which translates into the protein MDLSENSRPLFIAIDWGTTNLRAFLVDKNGNIQAQKQNESGMLSLNSDEFENVLKTLLEDWLRPDLPVYMAGMVGSRGGWQEVPYQSCPIALSSLADHLQWLTTKLPCPVAIVPGIQGLGIHGYHDVIRGEETQLLGALDWLASQGREGEDPLCCMPGTHCKWVQIEDGGIQQFSTTLSGEIFARLNDDSSLVKGLPSSDVFHTDAFNKGVATSLTMGGFLHHLFSTRSRVVCGELTAEEGRDYLSGVVIGTDVKDILSALQPSQKSVLLIGSHNLSERYALALAAHGLRSEFLDASDASIRGLKYMAANHQHSLPLTGVAN
- a CDS encoding beta-galactosidase, which produces MKLGVCYYPEHWPKERWVQDAQEMKKIGIEYVRIGEFSWSTIEAEPEVFNWRWLDESLAVLHEHGLKVILGTPTATPPKWLVDKYPSMLAKDEQGRVRGFGSRRHYTFASLEYREECRRIVTMMAERYGQHPAIVSWQTDNEFGCHDTILSYGTEDLRAFRLWLAEKYQSIEALNKAWGNVFWSMDYRSFDEVELPNLTVTEANPSHRLDFQRCCSDQVVAYNRLQVDILRQYANGRDLVHNYMGFFTAFDHHKVGEDLDVASWDTYPLGFLDQEDIYTATEKHEYLRTGHPDFGAFHHDLYRGCGKGRLWIMEQQPGPVNWAPHNPSPADGAVRLWTWEAFSHGAEMVSYFRWRQAPFAQEQMHAGLLRPNGEHAEAAIEAEQVATEVKRLASELGVDVDALVSLPSAGSVALMFDYDACWSLDIQPQSKAYRYLFWCYRMYEALRELGLSVDIISSKAEFDHYQMLVLPAQSYVSPELTSRLESYKGVLLVGPRSGSKTESYQIPENLPPGPLAKLLPLTVERVDALPEHMPLQVNGLWGEGILKHWHEQFKTEWPVLLQDSAGDPVLVGSGQRYYLGSCVDNKVLKASLTRLAEKANLAPYFLPKGVRIRQRGDLIFAFNYSSIPQVFRPTKALPLIGGAKLAPCGVAVWNKEQEKNKKQSKNGINCF
- a CDS encoding 2-dehydro-3-deoxy-6-phosphogalactonate aldolase, producing MTHSFDAMMQELPMVAIMRGIEPSEVLDHGRVLIEAGFRIIEVPLNSPNPFESIRLLQEAYGENTLIGAGTVLTMEQLAQLIATGAGLMVAPHTDPEIIRAAKAAGLYTMPGFFTVTEAFAAIHAGADALKIFPAEALPSLKVISAMGAVVPKEVRLCPVGGVSPDNVGDYLDAGARGFGLGSALYKKGQSVEQTRLNALAFSAAWKERS
- a CDS encoding SMP-30/gluconolactonase/LRE family protein, encoding MTTTVTQISQQRHHLAEGPFWSEAEQSLYWVDIPACQVWCWNQTTGQYTHWTLPQKVSAVFTTQSNRLLVTLADGVAYLDKETGVLAYLCKLDEDIPGNRSNDAKCDANGHLWVGTMDDAETSLTGRLWKVLATGEKQKMLDGIGIANTLAWDESRDVFYFGDSMKGAVHAFSSAEFTDIRDQEAFLKTPAGMGPDGSAIDVEGCLWNAQWDGFRVVRYSPLGEILQVIELPFAKPTSCAFGGANGNTLFITSASVDTNETELRASPLAGHVVAIEVDVAGAPGQPFAGA